The nucleotide sequence ATATTCGATTCGCCGCGTCATCCTTATACGAATCTAATCCTTTCTGCGGTGCCCGTTCTCGACCCTCGCGCGAGGGGAAGAAGGAGCCTTTAGTCCGTGGGTGAGATCCCGAGCCAGCTCGAAGTTACTCCGGGTTGCCGATTTCATGGAGAACCAACGTCGCGATTGTGACGCTCACAGCTCCTCCAGTTTGACGGAACATACCTCTCACGCCCGGTATAGTCG is from Acetomicrobium sp. S15 = DSM 107314 and encodes:
- a CDS encoding ABC transporter ATP-binding protein, coding for MFDSPRHPYTNLILSAVPVLDPRARGRRSL